The following coding sequences lie in one Candidatus Methylomirabilota bacterium genomic window:
- a CDS encoding peptidylprolyl isomerase produces MPRVLWLIVAWLALPLTVWAQPTKSPTAVITLERGGQITLELWPADAPNHVKNFLDLAAKRFYDGQRVHRVEPGFVVQFGDPQSKTLPLNDPRMGSGGPGYTIKAEFNKRPFDRGVLGMARTDDPDSAGSQVYLMLAPAPFLNGKYTAFGRVVTGMEIVDTIKVGERIKSIAVGDR; encoded by the coding sequence ATGCCTCGAGTCCTGTGGCTGATCGTCGCCTGGCTCGCCTTGCCGCTGACGGTGTGGGCCCAGCCCACGAAGTCGCCGACAGCCGTGATCACGCTGGAGCGCGGCGGCCAGATCACGCTGGAGCTCTGGCCGGCGGACGCGCCGAACCACGTGAAGAACTTCCTGGACCTGGCGGCCAAGCGCTTCTACGACGGCCAGCGGGTGCATCGGGTGGAACCGGGGTTCGTGGTGCAGTTCGGTGATCCGCAGTCCAAGACGCTGCCCCTGAACGATCCGCGGATGGGAAGCGGCGGGCCCGGCTACACCATCAAGGCCGAGTTCAACAAGCGGCCGTTCGACCGCGGCGTGCTGGGCATGGCCCGCACCGACGACCCGGACTCGGCCGGGAGCCAGGTCTACCTCATGCTGGCCCCGGCGCCCTTCCTGAACGGCAAGTACACCGCGTTCGGACGCGTGGTGACAGGCATGGAGATCGTGGACACGATCAAGGTCGGCGAGCGCATCAAGAGCATCGCCGTCGGCGATCGGTGA
- a CDS encoding peptidylprolyl isomerase has translation MKQTAVITLESGGEIRLEFFPEDAPRTVENFVTLTKNGFYNGLAFHRVVPAFVVQGGDPKGDGTGGPGYTIKAEFNKRKHERGAVAMARSQHPDSAGSQFYITYGAQPHLDGNYTVFGRVTSGMEHVDRIKQGDRMASVVIVEE, from the coding sequence GTGAAGCAGACCGCCGTCATCACGCTGGAGAGCGGGGGCGAGATCCGCCTGGAGTTCTTTCCCGAGGACGCGCCCCGCACCGTGGAAAACTTCGTGACGCTGACGAAGAACGGCTTCTACAACGGCCTCGCCTTCCACCGGGTGGTGCCCGCCTTCGTCGTCCAGGGCGGCGACCCCAAGGGCGACGGCACGGGCGGGCCCGGCTACACCATCAAGGCGGAGTTCAACAAGCGCAAGCACGAGCGGGGGGCGGTGGCCATGGCGCGCAGCCAGCACCCCGACTCCGCCGGCAGTCAGTTCTACATCACCTACGGCGCCCAGCCGCACCTCGACGGCAACTACACCGTCTTCGGACGGGTCACCTCGGGCATGGAGCACGTGGATCGCATCAAGCAGGGCGACCGAATGGCCTCCGTGGTCATCGTCGAGGAATAG
- a CDS encoding D-aminoacylase has product MAWSLLIRGGEVVDGTGAPRRRADVAVEADRIAAVGPDLAGEARRVIDAGGHVVAPGFIDIHSHSDLFYLACPAAESKVRQGCTTEVVGMCSFSPAPVPAAGRDRLRVWAAGIGARLDIDWTTFGEYLDALRAARVGINVVPFVGHGALRLAAVGAENRAPAAGEMEAMRRMLHEALDAGAFGFSTGLVYPPSAYAATEELIDLARAMARRRGLYFSHIRGEAAMVEDSIHEAIRIGEEAGVGVQIAHVKVTGRENWAMIDRVLALIDRARARGVDVSGDAYPYHAGSTRMDNLLPAWVHDGGAARLLERIADRATRRRIVEESLVGGERWRTQSMGAVGFDEVRIASCSQKDLEGLSLADLAGKRGVSPPEAMMDLLVEERATVSMVVFSQSPDNVAKVLAHPAIMVGSDSLGLTSGPGPHPGKPHPRMYGTFPRVLGRYARDDRVLSLEAAVQKMTGMPAARLSLHDRGLVRPGQAADLAIFDPVTVRDEATFEDPHRHPTGIPYVIINGAVVVDRGTFTPAAGRILQPQR; this is encoded by the coding sequence GTGGCCTGGTCGCTCCTGATCCGCGGCGGCGAGGTCGTGGACGGAACGGGAGCGCCGCGGCGGCGGGCCGACGTCGCCGTCGAGGCCGATCGGATCGCCGCGGTGGGCCCCGACCTCGCCGGCGAGGCCCGCCGGGTGATCGACGCCGGGGGGCACGTGGTGGCCCCGGGGTTCATCGACATCCACTCGCATTCCGACCTCTTCTACCTGGCCTGCCCGGCCGCCGAGTCGAAGGTCCGTCAGGGCTGCACCACCGAGGTCGTCGGCATGTGCTCGTTCTCGCCGGCCCCGGTGCCGGCCGCCGGGCGGGATCGGCTGCGGGTCTGGGCCGCGGGCATCGGGGCCCGACTGGACATCGACTGGACGACGTTCGGCGAGTATCTCGACGCCCTGCGGGCGGCCCGGGTCGGCATCAACGTCGTTCCCTTCGTCGGCCACGGCGCGCTCCGCCTGGCCGCCGTCGGCGCCGAGAACCGGGCGCCGGCGGCGGGCGAGATGGAGGCCATGCGGCGCATGCTGCACGAGGCGCTCGATGCCGGCGCGTTCGGATTCTCCACGGGGCTGGTGTACCCGCCGAGCGCCTATGCGGCGACGGAGGAGCTGATCGACCTCGCCCGCGCGATGGCGCGGCGCCGCGGGCTCTATTTCTCGCACATCCGCGGTGAGGCGGCGATGGTCGAGGACTCGATCCACGAGGCCATCCGGATCGGCGAGGAGGCCGGGGTCGGCGTCCAGATCGCTCACGTGAAGGTCACGGGCCGTGAGAACTGGGCGATGATCGACCGGGTGCTCGCCCTGATCGATCGGGCGCGTGCCCGCGGCGTCGACGTCAGCGGCGATGCCTACCCGTATCACGCCGGCTCCACTCGCATGGACAACCTGCTGCCGGCCTGGGTGCACGACGGCGGGGCCGCCCGCCTGCTCGAGCGCATCGCCGATAGAGCCACGCGCCGGCGCATCGTGGAGGAATCCCTGGTCGGCGGCGAGCGCTGGCGCACGCAGTCCATGGGAGCGGTGGGCTTCGACGAGGTGCGTATCGCCTCCTGCAGTCAGAAAGACCTGGAAGGGTTGTCGCTGGCCGACCTGGCCGGTAAGCGAGGGGTGTCGCCCCCCGAGGCCATGATGGATCTGCTGGTCGAGGAACGGGCGACGGTCTCGATGGTGGTCTTCTCGCAGAGCCCGGACAACGTCGCCAAAGTCCTGGCGCACCCGGCCATCATGGTCGGCTCCGACTCCCTGGGGCTGACGAGCGGGCCGGGGCCGCACCCCGGCAAGCCGCATCCCCGGATGTACGGGACGTTCCCCCGGGTGCTGGGTCGCTACGCGCGGGACGACCGGGTGCTGTCGCTCGAGGCCGCCGTGCAGAAGATGACCGGGATGCCGGCGGCCCGGCTGAGCCTCCACGACCGTGGACTGGTGCGTCCGGGCCAGGCCGCCGACCTGGCGATCTTCGACCCGGTCACCGTCAGGGACGAGGCGACGTTCGAGGACCCGCACCGACACCCGACGGGCATTCCGTACGTGATCATCAACGGAGCGGTCGTGGTCGACCGGGGCACCTTCACCCCGGCCGCCGGCCGGATTCTCCAGCCCCAACGCTGA
- a CDS encoding aldehyde dehydrogenase family protein, protein MPSAQIFINGQWQPPASGETYSPINPATEEPITPVARGDERDVEAAAAAARKAFDEGPWPRMSPHERGRIVWKLGDLIQANLDEMARLESQCTGKTLFDSGKVEIPFAAEVFRYYAGWATKIHGETLQLRDNAFTFTLRQPVGVVGAIVPWNFPFLLSSWKIAPALAAGNTVVLKPASQTPLTALKFAELCQQAGLPEGVLNVVTGPGGKAGMALVKDPRVDKIAFTGSTEVGKQIMREAAGTLKRLSLELGGKSPNIVFADADMEAALRGAMTGIFYNKGEVCAAGSRLFLEERVHDEFMAKLTERVKGLKVGDPMDKATRMGPVVSKQQMETVLSYIEAGKRDGARLVAGGSRIGTRGYFVEPTIFDGVTNRMKIAREEIFGPVLSVIPFKSVEEGLAEGNNTSYGLAAAVWTRDVAKALKAARAIRAGTVWVNAYNLFDAALPFGGFKESGFGREMGSAGLEHYTEVKSVWVDLS, encoded by the coding sequence ATGCCGAGCGCTCAGATCTTCATCAACGGTCAGTGGCAGCCACCCGCGTCCGGCGAGACCTACTCGCCCATCAACCCGGCGACGGAGGAGCCGATCACCCCCGTCGCCAGGGGCGACGAGCGCGACGTCGAGGCGGCGGCGGCCGCCGCCCGCAAAGCCTTCGACGAGGGGCCGTGGCCGCGCATGAGCCCTCACGAGCGGGGCCGGATCGTGTGGAAGCTCGGCGATCTCATCCAGGCCAACCTGGACGAGATGGCGCGTCTGGAGAGCCAGTGCACCGGCAAGACGCTGTTCGACTCGGGCAAGGTCGAGATCCCGTTCGCCGCCGAGGTCTTCCGCTACTACGCGGGCTGGGCCACCAAGATCCACGGCGAGACGCTGCAGCTCCGGGACAACGCCTTCACCTTCACCCTGCGGCAGCCGGTCGGCGTGGTCGGGGCGATCGTGCCGTGGAACTTCCCCTTCCTGCTCTCGTCCTGGAAGATCGCCCCCGCGCTGGCCGCCGGCAACACCGTCGTGCTCAAGCCGGCCTCCCAGACGCCGCTCACCGCGCTCAAGTTCGCCGAGCTGTGTCAGCAGGCCGGCCTGCCCGAGGGCGTGCTCAACGTGGTGACCGGCCCCGGAGGCAAGGCGGGAATGGCCCTGGTGAAGGATCCCCGGGTGGACAAGATCGCCTTCACCGGCTCGACCGAGGTGGGCAAGCAGATCATGCGCGAGGCGGCGGGTACGCTCAAGCGCCTGAGCCTGGAGCTCGGCGGCAAGTCGCCCAACATCGTGTTCGCCGACGCCGACATGGAGGCGGCGCTCCGGGGCGCCATGACCGGCATCTTCTACAACAAGGGCGAGGTCTGCGCGGCCGGGTCCCGGCTCTTCCTCGAGGAGCGCGTGCACGACGAGTTCATGGCCAAGCTCACCGAGCGGGTCAAGGGCCTCAAGGTCGGCGATCCCATGGACAAGGCGACCCGTATGGGTCCCGTCGTGTCCAAACAGCAGATGGAGACCGTGCTCTCCTACATCGAGGCGGGCAAGCGCGACGGCGCCCGGCTGGTTGCCGGAGGCTCCCGGATCGGCACCCGGGGCTACTTCGTGGAGCCGACCATCTTCGACGGCGTGACCAACCGGATGAAGATCGCGCGCGAGGAGATCTTCGGCCCCGTGCTGTCGGTGATCCCCTTCAAGTCCGTGGAGGAAGGGCTGGCCGAGGGGAACAACACCAGCTACGGGCTGGCCGCGGCGGTGTGGACGCGAGACGTCGCCAAGGCCTTGAAGGCGGCCCGGGCCATCCGGGCCGGCACCGTCTGGGTCAACGCCTACAACCTCTTCGACGCCGCGCTGCCGTTCGGCGGCTTCAAGGAGTCGGGCTTCGGCCGCGAGATGGGCTCGGCCGGCCTCGAGCACTACACCGAGGTCAAGAGCGTGTGGGTCGATCTGTCCTGA
- a CDS encoding LysR family transcriptional regulator translates to MFGSRVKFGDGRARLLELVDELGSLRRAVGRVGMSYRAAWGYFRELERASGVKVLEQIPGAGPRAGTRLTAEGRALVARFRRFQAGIDTSARRGFARIFSDR, encoded by the coding sequence GTGTTCGGCTCTCGAGTGAAGTTCGGCGATGGGCGGGCGCGGCTGCTCGAGCTGGTCGATGAGCTGGGCTCGCTGCGGCGGGCGGTGGGCCGGGTCGGCATGTCCTACCGCGCCGCCTGGGGGTATTTTCGCGAGCTGGAGCGCGCCTCCGGTGTGAAGGTGCTCGAGCAGATTCCCGGCGCCGGCCCCCGCGCCGGGACCCGCCTCACGGCCGAGGGGCGCGCTCTCGTCGCGCGCTTCCGCCGTTTTCAGGCCGGCATCGATACCAGCGCCCGCCGCGGCTTCGCGCGGATCTTCAGCGACCGCTGA
- a CDS encoding substrate-binding domain-containing protein has translation MRRVGILILAAWVGLAISSYGAAQSNTVILSTTTSTQDSGLLDVLVPMFEKKTGLSVKAISVGTGQALALAARGEADVTLAHAPSLEKKYVAEGKMRNRRLVMYNDFVLIGPAADPAKVKGEQRALAALKKIAAAGARFVSRGDKSGTHNLELNLWKQAGVKPGAPWYVESGQGMGATLGIADDRQAYTLTDRATLLAFSKRVKLITLLDGDRPLLNIYSVMEVNPANGPRVNEQGGKAFADFMLAPETQAVIETFGVDKYGQPLFVPIAGKKDEDL, from the coding sequence ATGAGACGAGTGGGCATACTCATCCTGGCGGCGTGGGTGGGGTTGGCCATCTCGAGCTACGGCGCGGCGCAGTCGAACACCGTCATTCTCTCCACCACCACCAGCACGCAGGACTCGGGGTTGCTCGACGTGCTGGTGCCGATGTTCGAGAAGAAGACGGGCCTGAGCGTCAAGGCGATCTCCGTGGGGACGGGCCAGGCTCTGGCGCTGGCCGCGCGGGGAGAGGCCGACGTGACCCTGGCCCACGCGCCCTCGCTCGAGAAGAAGTACGTGGCCGAGGGCAAGATGCGCAACCGCCGCCTCGTCATGTACAACGACTTCGTCCTGATCGGGCCCGCGGCCGATCCGGCCAAGGTCAAGGGGGAGCAGAGGGCGCTGGCCGCCTTGAAGAAGATCGCCGCCGCCGGCGCTCGCTTCGTCTCACGAGGCGACAAGTCGGGCACCCACAACCTGGAGCTCAACCTCTGGAAGCAGGCGGGGGTGAAGCCGGGCGCGCCCTGGTACGTCGAGTCCGGCCAGGGCATGGGCGCCACCCTGGGCATCGCCGACGATCGTCAGGCCTACACGCTCACGGACCGGGCCACGCTGCTGGCCTTCAGCAAGCGCGTGAAGCTCATCACGCTGCTGGACGGCGATCGTCCGCTTCTCAACATCTACTCGGTCATGGAGGTCAACCCGGCCAACGGCCCCCGCGTCAACGAACAGGGGGGCAAGGCGTTCGCCGACTTCATGCTGGCGCCGGAGACCCAGGCCGTCATCGAGACCTTCGGCGTCGACAAGTACGGCCAGCCGCTCTTCGTTCCCATCGCCGGCAAGAAGGACGAGGACCTCTAG
- a CDS encoding ABC transporter permease, whose amino-acid sequence MDLLVEGTRRAIALLLGADPEIWAILWLSLQVSATATGLALVIGIPVGVVLALARFPGRMLLVSGVNAGMGLPPVVVGLFVTILLWRAGPLGELEVLYTPAAIVIAQAAIASPIVTGITLAAVQNIPEMFRLQLLGLGASRRQMVWVVLREARLPMLAAVMAGFGGIISEIGASMMVGGNIKGHTRTLTTAMVLETGKGNFDIAIALSILLLTLVFLASWALTSIQQRRAL is encoded by the coding sequence GTGGACCTTCTCGTCGAGGGGACCCGGCGCGCCATCGCGCTCCTGCTCGGCGCCGATCCCGAGATCTGGGCGATCCTGTGGCTGTCGCTCCAGGTCTCGGCCACCGCCACCGGCCTGGCCCTGGTCATCGGCATTCCCGTGGGTGTGGTGCTGGCCCTCGCGCGGTTCCCGGGGCGGATGCTCCTGGTCAGCGGGGTCAATGCGGGGATGGGGCTGCCCCCGGTGGTGGTGGGACTCTTCGTCACGATCCTGCTCTGGCGCGCCGGGCCTCTGGGCGAGCTGGAGGTGCTCTACACGCCCGCGGCCATCGTCATCGCCCAGGCGGCGATCGCCTCGCCCATCGTCACCGGCATCACGCTGGCCGCGGTCCAGAACATCCCCGAGATGTTCCGACTCCAGCTCCTCGGGCTGGGCGCCTCTCGGCGCCAGATGGTGTGGGTGGTGCTGCGCGAGGCGCGCCTGCCCATGCTGGCCGCCGTCATGGCGGGCTTCGGGGGGATCATCTCGGAGATCGGCGCCTCCATGATGGTGGGCGGCAACATCAAGGGCCACACGCGAACGCTGACCACGGCGATGGTGCTGGAGACCGGTAAGGGCAACTTCGATATCGCCATCGCGCTGTCGATCCTGCTGCTGACGCTGGTCTTCCTGGCCAGCTGGGCGCTGACCTCCATCCAGCAGCGTCGCGCGTTGTGA
- a CDS encoding xanthine dehydrogenase family protein subunit M: MKRFEVVQADSVEDCLRALAAHGREAKLLAGGTDLLPQLKNGMLAPRYMVDLSRVTRLRTLDVHDGLRVGAAVTARELELNQAVQTRYPALAESGALVGSVQVRNLATVGGNLCNAAPSADMAPPLLALEAEAVIAGPRGERRVPLSAFFADVRRTVLAPDELLLELVIPAPAPRSGGRYLRHTPRRELDIAVVGVASQLSLSDGICARARIALAAVAPIPLRATAAEQALEGRPLTAELIEEAAGLAAEAARPISDQRGSAEFRRHLVRVLTRRTLTSALARARS; encoded by the coding sequence ATGAAACGGTTCGAGGTCGTCCAGGCCGACAGCGTGGAAGACTGCCTGCGGGCGCTCGCCGCGCACGGGCGCGAGGCGAAGCTCCTGGCAGGAGGCACGGATCTGCTGCCCCAGCTCAAGAACGGGATGCTGGCCCCCCGCTACATGGTCGACCTGTCCAGGGTCACCCGGTTGCGGACCCTGGACGTCCATGACGGGCTCCGGGTGGGCGCCGCGGTGACGGCCCGAGAGCTCGAGCTGAATCAAGCCGTCCAGACGCGCTATCCGGCGCTGGCCGAGAGCGGCGCCCTCGTCGGCTCGGTCCAGGTGCGCAACCTGGCCACCGTGGGCGGCAACCTCTGCAATGCCGCGCCCTCGGCCGACATGGCCCCGCCGCTCCTGGCCCTGGAGGCCGAGGCGGTGATCGCCGGGCCCCGCGGCGAGCGGCGGGTGCCCCTGAGCGCGTTCTTCGCGGACGTGAGGCGCACGGTGCTGGCGCCCGACGAGCTGCTGCTCGAGCTCGTGATCCCGGCTCCGGCGCCGCGGAGCGGAGGACGTTACCTGCGCCACACGCCGCGGCGTGAGCTGGACATCGCCGTGGTGGGCGTCGCCTCCCAGCTCAGCCTGTCGGACGGCATCTGCGCGCGGGCGCGCATCGCGCTCGCTGCCGTAGCGCCGATTCCCCTCCGGGCGACGGCTGCCGAGCAGGCGCTGGAAGGGCGACCGCTCACGGCCGAGCTCATCGAGGAGGCGGCGGGGCTGGCGGCGGAGGCCGCCCGACCCATCAGCGATCAACGGGGATCGGCCGAGTTCCGCCGCCATCTCGTCCGCGTCCTGACGCGACGGACACTGACCTCCGCGCTCGCGCGAGCGCGGAGCTGA
- a CDS encoding (2Fe-2S)-binding protein — protein MAKQALSFTVNDEAVEVLVQPWDTLLDALRERLGLTGPKEGCGTGDCGACTVHVDDKPVASCLMLAVQARGRSVRTIEGLGRPGALHPLQDAFVRHGVPQCGFCIPGVLMAAAALLAENPRPTPEEIRYGIAGNLCRCTGYTTMITAISEAAAAAAR, from the coding sequence GTGGCCAAGCAGGCCCTGAGCTTTACGGTGAACGACGAGGCGGTGGAGGTGCTGGTCCAGCCCTGGGACACCCTGCTGGACGCGCTGCGGGAGCGGCTGGGCCTCACGGGGCCGAAGGAGGGTTGCGGCACTGGCGACTGTGGGGCCTGCACGGTGCACGTCGATGACAAGCCGGTGGCGAGCTGCCTGATGCTGGCGGTGCAAGCGCGCGGCCGCTCGGTGCGCACGATCGAGGGGCTGGGCCGGCCGGGGGCGCTTCATCCGCTGCAGGACGCCTTCGTGCGGCACGGCGTGCCCCAGTGCGGATTCTGCATTCCCGGAGTCCTGATGGCCGCAGCAGCCTTGCTGGCCGAGAACCCGCGTCCGACCCCCGAGGAGATCCGCTACGGCATCGCCGGCAACCTCTGCCGGTGTACGGGCTACACGACCATGATCACCGCCATCAGTGAAGCCGCTGCCGCGGCGGCGAGGTAG
- a CDS encoding xanthine dehydrogenase family protein molybdopterin-binding subunit — MAQKTTRDVRGVGLAIPRPDGPEKVTGRVQYVADLQPRGLLHAKLLRSPHAHARIVRIDTTRARALPGVRAVLTAADVPELKRKAPTRAHAVLAIDRVVFVGQPVAAVAADELAIAEEAIDLITVEYEVLPASVDPLKSMQVGAPGVADAGTEADTSEAMAHGAVTVAKTDAPPPKAANVAQQSRLHRGDVARGFAESDLVLEKTYRVPMVHQGYLEPHAVLAEWDRTGFLTLWASTQGSFNTRSEVADVLQMSENQIRVIPMECGGGFGGKIRALCEPITALLARATGRPVRYVMTRREELEAGNPAPQVIIRLKTGVKRDGTLMALEAETVLEAGAFSGAVLAVSAVFLASLYKWPAFEVRGAEVLTHKPSIAAYRAPVAPQTIFAIDSHMEQIARALGLDPVEFRRRHLIAEGDPMANGQPWQSNGAREVLDRIAGHPLWKSRAEWKASGGKGHGLRGTGLALGGWLGGLQPTGATVRLNPDGTVSVLTGQVDIAGTNIALAQIAASAYGVDIEKVRITTGDTDTAPMTGLSAGSKTVYTVGTAVLQAAEDARRQTLEIAASELEASVHDLELVDGRVTVRGMPDRGITLAQIGKKGNLYMSKVPPVLGVSRPAFSQQAPGFAAQLARIEVDPDTGEVTVYDFVVVQDVGKAINPLGVEGQMQGGAVQSLGMALTEALTYDDEGRLTNPSLLDYRKLTAADLPDIETIIVEKPSPSGPFGARGVGEPPIVPAPAAIANAVEDATGVRITTAPLTPERIALALLAGPPARTG; from the coding sequence ATGGCCCAGAAGACGACGCGCGATGTCCGGGGAGTGGGGCTGGCCATCCCCCGGCCCGACGGCCCCGAGAAAGTCACCGGCCGGGTCCAGTACGTGGCCGATCTGCAGCCACGCGGGCTCCTGCACGCCAAGCTGCTCCGGAGTCCGCACGCCCACGCCCGCATCGTACGGATCGACACCACCCGGGCCCGGGCGCTGCCGGGCGTGCGCGCGGTCCTCACCGCGGCCGATGTCCCCGAGCTCAAGCGCAAGGCGCCGACGCGCGCCCACGCGGTGCTGGCGATCGATCGCGTGGTGTTCGTTGGACAGCCGGTGGCCGCCGTCGCGGCCGACGAGCTGGCCATCGCCGAAGAGGCGATCGATCTCATCACTGTCGAGTACGAGGTGCTCCCGGCCTCCGTGGACCCGCTGAAGTCGATGCAGGTCGGCGCGCCCGGCGTCGCTGACGCCGGCACCGAAGCGGACACCAGCGAGGCCATGGCCCACGGAGCCGTCACGGTGGCCAAGACCGATGCGCCCCCGCCCAAGGCCGCCAACGTGGCCCAGCAGTCGCGGCTCCACCGCGGCGACGTCGCCAGGGGCTTCGCGGAATCCGACCTGGTGCTCGAGAAGACCTATCGTGTGCCGATGGTGCACCAGGGCTACCTCGAGCCGCACGCCGTGCTGGCCGAATGGGACCGCACGGGGTTCCTCACCCTGTGGGCCAGCACGCAAGGCTCGTTCAACACCCGCTCCGAGGTCGCGGACGTCCTGCAGATGTCAGAGAACCAGATCCGCGTGATCCCGATGGAGTGCGGGGGCGGCTTCGGCGGGAAGATCCGCGCCCTGTGCGAGCCGATCACCGCGCTGCTGGCCCGGGCCACCGGGCGGCCGGTGCGCTACGTGATGACCCGGCGCGAGGAGCTGGAGGCCGGCAACCCCGCGCCCCAGGTCATCATCCGGCTCAAGACCGGCGTGAAGCGAGACGGCACGCTGATGGCGCTCGAGGCGGAGACCGTGTTAGAGGCGGGCGCCTTCTCGGGAGCGGTCCTGGCCGTGAGCGCGGTCTTCCTGGCCAGCCTCTACAAGTGGCCGGCGTTCGAGGTGCGCGGGGCCGAGGTGCTCACCCACAAGCCGAGCATTGCCGCCTATCGGGCCCCGGTCGCCCCCCAGACGATCTTCGCCATCGACTCGCACATGGAGCAGATCGCCCGCGCGCTGGGGCTCGACCCGGTCGAGTTCCGCCGGCGCCACCTCATCGCCGAGGGCGATCCGATGGCCAATGGCCAGCCCTGGCAGAGCAACGGCGCGCGGGAAGTCCTGGACCGCATCGCTGGGCACCCGCTCTGGAAGAGCCGGGCCGAGTGGAAGGCCAGCGGCGGCAAAGGCCATGGCCTGCGGGGGACGGGGCTGGCCCTGGGCGGGTGGCTCGGCGGCCTTCAGCCGACCGGCGCCACGGTGCGCCTCAACCCCGACGGGACGGTCAGCGTCCTCACCGGCCAGGTGGACATCGCCGGCACCAACATCGCGCTGGCCCAGATCGCCGCCTCCGCGTACGGCGTCGATATCGAGAAGGTCCGCATCACCACCGGGGACACCGATACCGCGCCGATGACCGGGCTCAGCGCCGGCAGCAAGACGGTCTACACGGTCGGCACGGCCGTGCTCCAGGCGGCGGAGGACGCGCGCCGGCAGACGCTGGAGATCGCGGCCTCGGAGCTGGAAGCTTCCGTCCACGATCTCGAGCTCGTGGATGGCCGCGTGACCGTTCGGGGCATGCCCGATCGTGGCATCACGCTCGCCCAGATCGGCAAGAAGGGCAATCTCTACATGTCCAAGGTGCCGCCCGTCCTCGGGGTGAGCCGCCCGGCGTTCTCCCAGCAGGCCCCGGGCTTCGCCGCTCAGCTAGCGCGGATCGAGGTCGACCCCGACACCGGAGAGGTCACGGTGTACGACTTCGTGGTCGTCCAGGACGTGGGCAAGGCGATCAACCCGCTGGGCGTCGAGGGACAGATGCAGGGCGGCGCGGTGCAGAGCCTGGGGATGGCGCTCACCGAGGCCCTGACGTACGACGACGAGGGCCGCCTGACCAACCCCAGCCTGCTCGACTACCGCAAGCTCACCGCGGCGGATCTTCCGGACATCGAGACGATCATCGTGGAGAAGCCGTCGCCGTCCGGCCCCTTCGGGGCCCGGGGCGTCGGCGAGCCGCCCATCGTCCCGGCGCCCGCCGCCATCGCCAACGCGGTCGAGGACGCGACGGGAGTCCGGATCACCACGGCCCCGCTCACGCCCGAGCGCATCGCGCTGGCGCTGCTCGCCGGGCCGCCCGCCAGAACCGGCTAG
- the modA gene encoding molybdate ABC transporter substrate-binding protein has protein sequence MKVLTVLMLLALLHASGGPAVAAELLLSVAISMKEAAEDVGRRFVEHHPGVTLRYNFGATGDLQKQIEAGAPVDVFVSAAQRQMDELELGGFIVPESRRVFARNVLVTVKSAAEPLDLPGPSDLLDRRVQRIAIGNPRTVPAGQYAEESLRTLRLWDRLKSRLVFGENVRQVLDYVSRDEVHVGIVYATDALTRAGQVRLAFAFPEDTHSPIVYPAAVVKSSRHRELARAFVEILAGSEGQAVLRRLGFELPGPDRR, from the coding sequence ATGAAGGTGTTGACGGTGCTGATGCTGCTGGCGCTCCTGCACGCGAGCGGCGGGCCCGCGGTGGCCGCCGAGCTCCTGCTCTCCGTCGCCATCAGCATGAAGGAAGCCGCAGAGGACGTGGGCCGCCGGTTCGTCGAGCACCATCCCGGTGTGACGTTGCGGTACAACTTCGGCGCCACTGGCGATCTGCAGAAGCAGATCGAGGCGGGCGCCCCGGTGGACGTGTTCGTCTCGGCCGCTCAGCGCCAGATGGACGAGCTGGAGCTCGGCGGGTTCATCGTTCCGGAGAGCCGCCGGGTGTTCGCCCGCAACGTCCTGGTCACGGTCAAGTCGGCGGCCGAGCCTCTGGATCTGCCGGGACCGTCGGACCTTCTCGATCGACGCGTCCAGCGAATTGCCATTGGCAATCCCAGGACGGTACCGGCCGGGCAGTACGCCGAGGAGAGCCTGCGCACGCTGAGGCTGTGGGACCGGCTCAAGAGCCGGCTGGTGTTCGGGGAGAACGTCCGCCAGGTGCTCGACTACGTCAGCCGGGACGAGGTCCACGTGGGCATCGTGTACGCCACCGACGCCCTGACCCGCGCGGGCCAGGTGCGTCTGGCCTTTGCCTTTCCCGAGGATACGCACAGCCCGATCGTGTACCCGGCCGCCGTGGTGAAGAGCAGCCGCCACCGCGAGCTGGCCCGGGCCTTCGTCGAGATACTGGCCGGATCGGAGGGCCAGGCGGTGCTGCGCCGTCTGGGCTTCGAGCTGCCCGGCCCCGATCGTCGATGA